TTGGATCAACAGCAGATATGGAGGTGGGGTCGTATTGGATGGATTTGTATGCATGCTCGATCTTCTTGCTGATGTCGtagtcttgaagtatgtcaatTATTCCAAAAAACATTACAACCTCGTAATACTCCCCGGTTGGTTCTCCGAGGATCTGATATTCATAACCACTTTGTCTTACAGTCTTTTCCACCCGTGCAGGCATGTTCAAGCCAAGCTTAATACTAGCCCATCTGCAATGCTCAGATACACCATTATATCAAAACATCTTTCTGTAGTTTGAAGGACAGCGATCTAGTGctgttttaatgtcttttagttGTATCAAAGTCATCATTGTTGATACATAGAAGGCGAATGTTTTCTGATCGAATGTATATAGGTCATGGACATGTAGATATATACTTTTACATCGGGAAGATCTCACACATTGACTATTACTAATGATTATTTAGCATAGAAATTTCACCTGGATGGATCAAGAAGAATCTGGTCCATGTCTGCTCGTGAAAGACGAGCTGGAGCTCCTTCATCCTGGGAGTCACCTGCAAGAAGACAACATTCCATTGTTGTAAGCGAAAAGCATATGTGTGAGATTATGAATATAAAGCGGATAATCATTTGAAAGAGTGAAAAATGACCGATAGTTGTAGTCCGGGATTGGGAAGGAATCAGGTCACCAGTAGGTGATATTTCTTTGAAGTGAAGACCCACCAAAAGACTATAGTCCATAATTCTCTCCTGCTCGAGAAATTCACAATCCCTATCAATTTGCCTACAAGAACGAATGTACATTTAAGAAGGCCAAcaaagataatgaaaaaataaaaggaaattgtGCCCCATGTGGTGGCAATGGTTGTTGTTGACATGATGGAAACTGAATAAAGCAATTAGAGACTGAAGGGCCTTACTACATTCACCTGCAAAACTCCTGAAACCATGACTTCTGCAGTCGGAATATGAAGTTTAGATCAAGGTCTTTAAGGATAGTGGTGTCATCAATCTCTGTCTCGGACTTATCTGTTGTGCGGCCAAGGGAAGATCCCTTCAAGTCGTAGCGTCTATGGATGGAATATTCAGTACACATGAGATTCCCCATGATGATGAACCGTACCTACAtaatcaatcacattagtagTTGTGCGCATGTAGTAAGTGGTGATGgactcaaaagttttttttcttactcGACATGCAGAACCAAACGCATAGGAGCTAATGCAGCTACTAAATTGATAGTATGATAGTGTTCATATACTCATATTACTTGATATCGAAAGAAAAAATGGGAATTGATGACTTTGCCACATTCATGCAAATTTATTGCACAGGTTGCTATGGGACTACTAGCAGTTTTACCTTCTTCTGGATAGGCCCGGTTAACTTTACACAATGCAGACCATAAAATTTGGTAACTAGAGTGTTTTCAAAGGCCCGGAAATGGTTATAATAAGCTGGAAGCATCCTTAAAAGCACCTATATATGCAAATCAATCACCGGATTAAAACTGGAAAACAGTGTTTCAAACGACAAATATATGGGTAAAACTCTGTACGACTCACTTTTGTTTCTGCCTTTTTTATAGTCTTTATCATGTAGCGGTCATCGTTGGTCAAGTAAAAGAAGCTACCACTTTTACCAGGAGAGGAGAGTTCCCGAAGAGCATCATTTCCACAGATCGATATCATGTAATCAGCAGGGTCCACATTGAACAACTTCCTTAAAGTCCTGAAGACGAGAAATGATAAACATTCAAAGATTagaataacaaaaaacaaaatcatctgCTTCTGCCTTTTTATAGTCTTTATCATGTAGACTAAAGGTTGATATGATCCAATCATCATCCTATCAAAGTCTTTTATTGGCTCCCCCCTCCTCCTCTCAAGACAGTCCTTCGATTCAATTCCTGCTCCCACATGATGCTCAGCAAGATTCGATGACCCATGATCCAGGTTGGAAGGCTCTactgctaatttttttttacagtggCAACGAAGCATTAATTGCTCATGTGCACTAGAAAACAGACAGCAGAAACAATATGTTATACCTGAACACTAATGGGCAGTAATCCTTCCATCTAAATTCACAAGACTGGTGTGGTGGGGTGTACTTGGATCCTTCAGGAGGAAATCTCGTCCATACTTTTTCCTTGGGGTCAAAAGCTGAAGGCTTCAAATCAAGGGATGCAGCTGGAGCGGGTCTTCCAACAGAATGCCTGTCCGTCAATCCCATAGTgagtgaaaataataataatatgcagtcatatataaactaaaacTCATAGAAGGGAAATTTTAAGCTTTTTATCTGTGAAATTGAagtaggaaaaggaaaaaaagatacGAGCCTTAGCCTATTTTTTTCCAGTTCATAAATTTTGTATCTTTGTAACAATCATTTTTGTTCATTAACAAGTGAATAAGAATGAAGTTTCTTTAACATAAGAAAACATGCATAAATGATATATCATTGCAGCAAGCAAAATTATAATGGATTGGACTTCttctcaaaattctaaaatttgagTGAGAAGATCAAATGAAAACAGActaaaaatatgagtaattaATACCTGATTCCCAACTGCAAATTGAGCATGAGCTCATAATTTTTGTGCCCTTTGCTTATTGTCTCTCCTTGTCGCTTTGCTTTCCTAGGTACTTTCATTGGTAATCCGGGGTTTCCCCTTGCATCATCGATATGCAGACCCAACAAATCATCCTCCAAATCTCTGCTCGCCATTGAATTCCTACGAGCAAAGCCACTAGATTCATCCCCATCACCATCCCACATTTTCGTTCTGCTCTCCACTCCTACGCTTACCCTTCCATCAACTGACATTCTCCTAGGCCTAAAACCATCCCCGGACTTCGATGACCTCCACACTGCAAGCTTCTTTTGTGATGGCAAAATGGAAACTTTCTCTCCGGGACAAATCCTGCATTCACTCAAATCAAAATTGTACACATCTTGAGGATCCCATTCAAGATTCGCTTCTGGGGATGACCCTGATGGATAATAAGTCCCATTTCGCTCACACGGATCCTTACTCCAGTTCCCCACATAAAAACTCCCATCTGGCCATTTGAATGTTCCATTCCCTTTAGGCAGCCCATCTTCCCAATACCCATCATATCTGTTCCCATTAGTCCAAACAAATGTACCCTTACCACAAATCTCTCCGTTCTTCCATTCTCCAACGTAATGGTTCCCACTCTTCCATTGATACCTCCCTATACCTTCTTGCAACCCTCGCCGCCATTCTCCTTCGTAACAATCCCCATTGACACAGTTCTTCACGCCATGGCCGTGCTTTAAATTCATGATCCATTGTCCCTTATAGGTATCCCCGTTGGACCCCGTATACGTACCGGTTCCATCCATATAACCGCTCTTGAACTCGCCCTCATAGGTAGCACCGGAAGGCCAGCTAAACCTACCTTTCCCCATAGTTTTGCCTCTGAACCACTCTCCCACGTACATGCACCCGTCGGTCCAAAGGTACTTCCCCTGTCCATGAGGAAAGCTGTCGGACCATTGGCCTGTATAGTAGTCACCATTGGGGAGAACCTTCTCTGCATGATATATTTCGCTGGTGCCACTTCCACTGTTGTCGTTGTCATCATTGTTGTTGTCGTCGTCGTCATCTGCATGGGCTACTGTTGTCGTGCCGAAGAGGCTGTTGGCACGTTTTTTTGCAGCCTGTGTCTTGCGCAGCGTGGCCTCCCATGCCCTTAGAACACCGCTTTCTTTGCTCATTTTGCAAtgcttttcttccttttatttgtttttattcacATTCCCACTCTCTTTAGAGAACGATTTTTAGACGCAAACACGAAATGGTATTGGATGATACTTGTTCGAGCGAAATCATGGAGACCCAGATGacgaaaaaatatatatgtatatatatcaaaagtgtATTGTGCAACAATGCATCGACAGAGAAGGAtcagaaaatgttgaatctttCAATGTCATCTCTTTATctatgtttctttgtttttctgaaGGAAGCGAAAAGAGCGATT
This genomic interval from Juglans regia cultivar Chandler chromosome 3, Walnut 2.0, whole genome shotgun sequence contains the following:
- the LOC109011584 gene encoding phosphatidylinositol 4-phosphate 5-kinase 4-like, which codes for MSKESGVLRAWEATLRKTQAAKKRANSLFGTTTVAHADDDDDNNNDDNDNSGSGTSEIYHAEKVLPNGDYYTGQWSDSFPHGQGKYLWTDGCMYVGEWFRGKTMGKGRFSWPSGATYEGEFKSGYMDGTGTYTGSNGDTYKGQWIMNLKHGHGVKNCVNGDCYEGEWRRGLQEGIGRYQWKSGNHYVGEWKNGEICGKGTFVWTNGNRYDGYWEDGLPKGNGTFKWPDGSFYVGNWSKDPCERNGTYYPSGSSPEANLEWDPQDVYNFDLSECRICPGEKVSILPSQKKLAVWRSSKSGDGFRPRRMSVDGRVSVGVESRTKMWDGDGDESSGFARRNSMASRDLEDDLLGLHIDDARGNPGLPMKVPRKAKRQGETISKGHKNYELMLNLQLGIRHSVGRPAPAASLDLKPSAFDPKEKVWTRFPPEGSKYTPPHQSCEFRWKDYCPLVFRTLRKLFNVDPADYMISICGNDALRELSSPGKSGSFFYLTNDDRYMIKTIKKAETKVLLRMLPAYYNHFRAFENTLVTKFYGLHCVKLTGPIQKKVRFIIMGNLMCTEYSIHRRYDLKGSSLGRTTDKSETEIDDTTILKDLDLNFIFRLQKSWFQEFCRQIDRDCEFLEQERIMDYSLLVGLHFKEISPTGDLIPSQSRTTTIGDSQDEGAPARLSRADMDQILLDPSRWASIKLGLNMPARVEKTVRQSGYEYQILGEPTGEYYEVVMFFGIIDILQDYDISKKIEHAYKSIQYDPTSISAVDPRQYSRRFRDFIFHIFAQDT